The following proteins are encoded in a genomic region of Kosakonia oryzae:
- the narX gene encoding nitrate/nitrite two-component system sensor histidine kinase NarX yields MLKRLFSPISLVNQLALLMLLSTVIGVAGMAISGWLVQGVQGSAHAINKAGSLRMQSYRLLSAIPLHEDKQYLFDEMEHTAFSPELALAAQRDGQQAQLAELQNYWHSIVIPAIRQAQRSSEAADTIAIFVGRIDKLVTSFDRSTEQRIEQVVIMQHLMALLMALLLLFAVVWLRSKLLRPWHQLLQMARAVSQRDFTQRASISGRNEMATLGEALNNMSAELAESYAVLEQRVKEKTAGLEQKNQILSFLWQANHRLHSRIPLCERLSPVLNGLQDLTLLHDIELRVYDMEDENNHQEFTCQSDASCDDKGCHLCPRGAPTPHPGSGTTLKWRLADTHMQYGLLLAQLPPGRHLSHDQQQLVDTLVEQITATLALDRHQDKQQQLLVMEERATIARELHDSIAQSLSCMKMQVSCLQMQGDALPQNSQQLLGQIRNELNTSWAQLRELLTTFRLQLTEPGLRPALEASCQEYSDHFGFQVRLDYQLTPRLVPPHQAIHLLQIAREALSNALKHSGATAVSVAVEQQENRVILRVTDNGRGIQVNAERTNHYGLIIMRDRAQSLRGDCQVRPVASGGTEVIVTFIPETFLSPMQGDTHE; encoded by the coding sequence ATGCTAAAACGCCTCTTTTCTCCTATTTCGCTGGTTAACCAACTGGCGCTGCTGATGTTGCTGTCCACGGTTATCGGCGTGGCAGGCATGGCGATCTCCGGCTGGCTGGTACAGGGCGTTCAGGGCAGTGCACACGCTATCAATAAAGCCGGTTCTCTGCGCATGCAGAGCTATCGCCTGCTGTCAGCGATTCCGCTGCACGAAGACAAGCAATATCTGTTTGATGAAATGGAACATACCGCCTTTAGCCCGGAGCTGGCGCTGGCCGCGCAGCGTGATGGCCAGCAGGCGCAGCTTGCTGAGTTACAAAACTACTGGCACAGCATTGTGATCCCTGCTATCCGCCAGGCGCAACGCTCCAGTGAAGCCGCAGACACCATCGCCATCTTCGTTGGCAGGATTGATAAACTGGTGACGTCGTTCGATCGCAGCACAGAACAACGGATTGAACAGGTCGTCATCATGCAACATCTGATGGCGCTGTTGATGGCTCTGCTGCTGCTGTTTGCCGTCGTCTGGCTGCGCTCAAAACTGTTGCGCCCATGGCACCAACTGCTGCAAATGGCGCGCGCCGTCAGCCAGCGTGATTTTACCCAGCGCGCCTCGATTAGCGGACGCAACGAAATGGCGACACTTGGCGAGGCGTTGAATAACATGTCCGCAGAGCTGGCGGAGAGTTACGCCGTGCTCGAACAGCGCGTCAAAGAGAAGACCGCCGGGCTTGAGCAGAAAAACCAGATCCTGTCGTTTTTGTGGCAGGCTAACCATCGCCTGCACTCGCGCATTCCGCTATGCGAACGCCTTTCGCCGGTACTTAATGGCTTGCAGGATTTAACCCTGCTGCACGATATCGAACTGCGCGTCTACGACATGGAAGATGAGAATAATCATCAGGAGTTTACTTGCCAGTCGGATGCCAGTTGTGATGATAAAGGCTGCCATTTGTGCCCGCGCGGTGCCCCAACGCCGCATCCGGGTTCCGGAACAACATTAAAATGGCGGCTGGCGGATACCCATATGCAGTACGGTTTGCTGCTGGCGCAATTGCCGCCAGGCCGGCATTTAAGCCATGACCAGCAGCAACTGGTTGATACGCTGGTGGAACAAATAACCGCGACGCTGGCGCTCGACAGGCATCAGGACAAACAGCAGCAGTTGCTGGTTATGGAAGAGCGGGCAACCATCGCCCGTGAACTGCATGATTCGATTGCGCAATCCCTCTCCTGCATGAAGATGCAGGTCAGTTGCCTGCAAATGCAGGGCGATGCGTTGCCGCAGAACAGCCAGCAGTTGCTGGGCCAGATCCGTAACGAGCTGAATACGTCCTGGGCGCAGTTACGCGAATTGTTGACCACCTTCCGCTTACAATTAACCGAACCGGGGCTGCGCCCGGCGCTGGAAGCCAGTTGCCAGGAATACAGCGATCATTTCGGTTTCCAGGTGCGGCTCGACTATCAGCTTACGCCCCGCCTGGTGCCGCCGCATCAGGCGATCCATCTGTTGCAAATTGCCCGCGAAGCGCTGAGCAATGCCCTGAAACACTCCGGCGCAACCGCGGTCAGCGTTGCTGTAGAACAGCAAGAAAACCGGGTGATACTGCGCGTTACCGATAATGGGCGCGGTATTCAGGTCAATGCTGAAAGGACAAATCATTATGGATTGATCATTATGCGTGACCGCGCGCAAAGCCTGCGCGGCGATTGCCAGGTCCGCCCCGTTGCTTCCGGCGGGACCGAGGTTATCGTTACGTTCATCCCTGAGACGTTTCTCTCACCCATGCAAGGAGATACCCATGAGTAA
- a CDS encoding NarK family nitrate/nitrite MFS transporter — MQHSSIPGKSSSSRVITEWRPEDPAFWQQQGHAIASRNLWISVPCLLLAFCVWMLFSAVAVNLPKVGFKFTTDQLFMLTALPSVSGALLRVPYSFMVPVFGGRRWTAFSTGILIIPCVWLGFAVQDPTTPFSSFIIISLLCGFAGANFASSMANISFFFPKQKQGGALGINGGLGNLGVSVMQLIAPLAVSFSIFAAFGGTGVAQPDGSMLYLENAAWVWVPLLAFFTLAAWFGMNELATSKASLRAQLPVLKRSHLWIMSFLYLATFGSFIGFSAGFAMLSKTQFPDVQILHFAFFGPLIGALARSAGGAISDRLGGTRVTLVNFVVMAIFSAALFLTLPTEGTGGSFIAFFCVFLVLFLTAGLGSGSTFQMISVIFRKMTMERVQKRGGSESEAMREAATETAAALGFISAIGAIGGFFIPKAFGTSLALTGSPAGAMKVFLVFYIACVVITWAIYGRKKQ; from the coding sequence ATGCAGCACTCATCCATCCCGGGAAAAAGTTCGTCATCACGGGTTATTACCGAATGGCGTCCTGAAGATCCGGCTTTCTGGCAACAGCAGGGACATGCGATTGCAAGCCGTAACTTGTGGATTTCCGTTCCTTGCCTGCTTCTGGCGTTTTGCGTCTGGATGCTGTTCAGCGCCGTCGCCGTTAACCTGCCAAAAGTGGGCTTCAAGTTTACCACCGACCAGCTCTTTATGCTGACGGCGCTGCCTTCAGTTTCCGGCGCGCTACTTCGTGTTCCGTACTCTTTTATGGTACCGGTGTTTGGCGGACGTCGATGGACGGCCTTCAGCACCGGGATTCTGATTATTCCTTGCGTATGGCTCGGTTTTGCCGTGCAGGATCCGACCACGCCTTTTAGTTCGTTTATTATTATCTCGCTGCTGTGCGGTTTCGCCGGCGCAAACTTTGCTTCGAGCATGGCGAACATCAGTTTCTTCTTCCCGAAACAGAAGCAGGGCGGTGCGCTGGGGATCAACGGCGGGCTGGGCAATCTGGGCGTCAGCGTGATGCAATTGATTGCGCCGCTGGCCGTCTCTTTTTCCATTTTTGCCGCTTTTGGTGGTACGGGCGTGGCGCAGCCGGACGGCTCAATGCTGTATCTGGAGAACGCGGCCTGGGTCTGGGTTCCGCTGCTGGCCTTCTTTACGCTGGCGGCGTGGTTCGGCATGAACGAACTGGCGACCTCTAAGGCCTCACTGCGCGCGCAATTGCCGGTACTGAAACGCAGCCACTTGTGGATCATGAGTTTCCTCTATCTGGCAACCTTCGGTTCGTTTATCGGCTTTTCAGCCGGTTTCGCCATGCTGTCGAAAACGCAGTTTCCGGATGTACAGATCCTGCATTTTGCCTTCTTCGGCCCACTGATCGGCGCGCTGGCGCGTTCGGCTGGCGGCGCGATCTCCGATCGCCTCGGCGGCACGCGAGTCACGCTGGTGAACTTTGTGGTGATGGCCATTTTCAGCGCGGCGCTGTTCCTGACCTTACCCACTGAGGGTACTGGCGGCAGCTTTATTGCCTTCTTCTGCGTCTTCCTGGTGCTGTTCCTGACGGCAGGTCTCGGCAGTGGTTCTACTTTCCAGATGATTTCGGTTATTTTCCGCAAAATGACCATGGAACGCGTACAAAAACGCGGTGGTAGTGAGAGTGAAGCCATGCGCGAAGCGGCAACAGAAACGGCGGCGGCGCTTGGGTTTATCTCGGCAATTGGCGCGATTGGCGGCTTTTTCATTCCGAAAGCGTTCGGGACTTCCCTGGCATTAACCGGCTCTCCGGCTGGCGCAATGAAAGTCTTTCTCGTGTTCTATATTGCCTGTGTTGTGATCACCTGGGCGATATACGGGCGTAAAAAACAATAA
- a CDS encoding nitrate reductase subunit alpha → MSKFLDRFRYFKQKGETFADGHGQLLNTNRDWEDGYRSRWQHDKIVRSTHGVNCTGSCSWQIFVKNGLVTWETQQTDYPRTRPDMPNHEPRGCPRGASYSWYLYSANRLKYPLMRKRLIKLWREAKAQHADPVNAWASIIEDADKAKSFKQARGRGGFVRSSWQEVNELIAASNVYTVKTYGPDRVAGFSPIPAMSMVSYASGARYLSLLGGTCLSFYDWYCDLPPASPQTWGEQTDVPESADWYNSSYIIAWGSNVPQTRTPDAHFFTEVRYKGTKTVAVTPDYAEIAKLCDLWLAPKQGTDAAMALAMGHVMLREFHLDKPSQYFTDYVRRYTDMPMLVMLEERDGYYAAGRMLRAADLVDALGQQNNPEWKTIALDNDGNLVAPNGSIGFRWGEKGKWNLEQRDGGNGADVELNLSLLGKHDDVAQVGFPYFGGESSEHVSGVSLENILLHKLPVKRIQLADGSTALVATVYDLTLANYGLDRGLDDENCATRYDEIKAYTPAWAEKITGVSQAQIIRIAREFADNADKTHGRSMVIIGAGMNHWYHLDMNYRGIINMLIFCGCVGQSGGGWAHYVGQEKLRPQTGWQPLAFALDWQRPARHMNSTSYFYNHSSQWRYETVTAQEFLSPLADKSRYTGHLIDFNVRAERMGWLPSAPQLGTNPLRIAAEAEKAGMSAVDYTVKSLKEGSLRFAAEQPENGKNHPRNLFIWRSNLLGSSGKGHEFMLKYLLGTEHGIQGKDLGKQGGVKPEEVEWRDNGLDGKLDLVVTLDFRLSSTCLYSDIVLPTATWYEKDDMNTSDMHPFIHPLSAAVDPAWESKSDWEIYKGIAKSFSALCVGHLGKETDVVTLPIQHDSAAELAQPLGVQDWKKGECDLIPGKTAPHIIPVERDYPATYERFTSIGPLMEKIGNGGKGIAWNTQSEMDLLRKLNYTKADGPAKGQPMLNTAIDAAEMILTLAPETNGNVAVKAWAALSEFTGRDHTHLALNKEDEKIRFRDIQAQPRKIISSPTWSGLEDEHVSYNAGYTNVHELIPWRTLSGRQQLYQDHQWMRDFGESLLVYRPPIDTRSVKEVMGVKPNGYKEKALNFLTPHQKWGIHSTYSDNLLMLTLGRGGPVVWLSDVDAKEMGIADNDWIEVFNSNGALTARAVVSQRVPSGMTMMYHAQERIVNLPGSEITGQRGGIHNSVTRITPKPTHMIGGYAQLAYGFNYYGTVGSNRDEFVVVRKMKNINWLDGEGNDQVQESAK, encoded by the coding sequence ATGAGTAAATTCCTGGACCGGTTTCGCTACTTCAAACAGAAAGGCGAAACCTTTGCCGACGGGCACGGCCAGCTCTTAAACACCAACCGGGACTGGGAGGATGGATACCGTAGCCGCTGGCAGCACGACAAAATCGTTCGCTCTACCCACGGCGTGAACTGTACTGGTTCCTGTAGCTGGCAGATCTTTGTTAAAAACGGGCTGGTCACCTGGGAAACCCAACAGACAGACTACCCGCGTACCCGCCCGGATATGCCTAACCATGAACCGCGTGGCTGCCCGCGCGGCGCGAGTTACTCCTGGTATCTCTACAGCGCTAACCGTCTGAAATATCCGCTGATGCGTAAACGCCTGATCAAACTGTGGCGCGAAGCGAAAGCGCAGCATGCCGATCCGGTGAATGCCTGGGCTTCCATCATTGAAGATGCCGATAAAGCGAAAAGCTTTAAGCAGGCGCGCGGCCGCGGTGGTTTCGTGCGTTCTTCCTGGCAGGAAGTAAACGAGCTGATTGCGGCATCCAACGTTTATACCGTCAAAACCTACGGCCCGGACCGCGTGGCAGGTTTTTCGCCGATCCCGGCGATGTCGATGGTCTCTTATGCTTCTGGCGCGCGTTACCTTTCATTGCTCGGCGGCACCTGCCTGAGCTTCTATGACTGGTACTGCGATTTACCGCCCGCCTCGCCGCAAACCTGGGGCGAACAGACTGACGTACCGGAATCTGCTGACTGGTACAACTCCAGCTACATCATCGCCTGGGGTTCTAACGTGCCGCAAACCCGTACTCCGGATGCGCACTTCTTTACCGAAGTGCGTTACAAAGGCACCAAAACCGTTGCTGTGACGCCGGATTACGCTGAAATCGCCAAGCTGTGCGATTTGTGGCTGGCGCCAAAACAGGGCACCGATGCTGCGATGGCGCTGGCAATGGGCCATGTCATGCTGCGCGAATTCCATCTGGACAAACCGAGCCAGTATTTCACCGATTATGTGCGTCGCTATACCGACATGCCGATGCTGGTGATGCTGGAGGAGCGCGACGGTTATTACGCCGCCGGTCGCATGTTGCGCGCTGCCGATCTGGTGGATGCGCTGGGCCAGCAAAATAACCCGGAATGGAAGACCATCGCTCTTGATAACGATGGCAACCTGGTCGCGCCGAACGGCTCTATCGGTTTCCGCTGGGGTGAGAAAGGGAAATGGAACCTTGAACAACGCGATGGCGGCAATGGCGCTGACGTAGAGTTGAATCTGAGCCTGCTCGGTAAACACGACGATGTGGCGCAGGTTGGTTTCCCGTATTTCGGTGGCGAAAGCAGCGAACATGTTAGCGGCGTTTCGCTGGAAAATATCCTGCTGCACAAACTGCCGGTAAAACGCATTCAACTGGCAGACGGTTCTACGGCGCTGGTGGCGACGGTCTACGATCTGACGCTCGCCAACTACGGCCTGGATCGCGGTCTGGATGATGAAAACTGCGCGACCCGTTACGACGAAATTAAAGCCTATACGCCGGCGTGGGCAGAGAAAATCACCGGTGTGTCGCAGGCGCAGATTATCCGCATTGCCCGCGAGTTCGCCGATAACGCCGACAAAACCCATGGCCGTTCGATGGTGATTATCGGTGCCGGGATGAACCACTGGTATCACCTCGATATGAACTATCGCGGCATTATCAACATGCTGATCTTCTGTGGCTGTGTGGGGCAGAGCGGTGGCGGCTGGGCCCACTATGTTGGCCAGGAAAAATTGCGTCCGCAAACCGGCTGGCAGCCGTTGGCGTTTGCTCTCGACTGGCAGCGTCCGGCGCGCCATATGAACAGCACCTCTTATTTCTATAATCACTCCAGCCAGTGGCGTTATGAGACGGTAACGGCACAGGAATTCCTGTCGCCGCTGGCGGATAAATCCCGCTATACCGGCCACCTGATCGACTTTAACGTGCGTGCTGAACGCATGGGCTGGCTGCCGTCAGCGCCGCAGTTAGGCACCAACCCGCTGCGCATCGCCGCCGAAGCGGAAAAAGCCGGGATGAGCGCCGTGGATTACACGGTGAAATCCCTGAAAGAAGGTTCTTTGCGCTTTGCGGCGGAACAGCCGGAAAACGGTAAAAACCATCCGCGAAACCTGTTTATCTGGCGCTCCAACCTGCTCGGTTCTTCCGGTAAAGGTCATGAGTTCATGCTCAAGTATTTGCTGGGCACCGAACACGGTATTCAGGGCAAAGATCTTGGCAAGCAGGGCGGCGTGAAGCCAGAAGAGGTGGAATGGCGTGATAACGGCCTCGACGGCAAACTGGATCTGGTGGTGACGCTGGATTTCCGCCTGTCGAGCACTTGCCTCTATTCCGATATCGTGCTGCCAACGGCAACCTGGTATGAAAAAGACGACATGAATACCTCGGATATGCACCCGTTTATTCATCCGCTCTCTGCCGCTGTCGATCCGGCATGGGAATCCAAAAGCGACTGGGAGATTTACAAAGGCATCGCCAAATCCTTCTCCGCGCTGTGCGTCGGCCACCTGGGTAAAGAGACCGACGTGGTGACGCTGCCGATCCAGCACGATTCTGCCGCAGAGCTGGCGCAGCCGCTGGGCGTGCAGGACTGGAAAAAAGGCGAATGCGATCTGATCCCGGGTAAAACCGCGCCGCATATCATTCCGGTCGAACGTGATTATCCGGCAACCTACGAACGCTTCACGTCGATTGGCCCATTGATGGAGAAAATTGGCAACGGCGGCAAAGGTATCGCCTGGAACACCCAGAGCGAAATGGATCTGCTGCGTAAGCTCAACTACACCAAAGCTGATGGCCCGGCGAAAGGCCAGCCGATGTTGAATACGGCGATTGATGCAGCAGAGATGATCCTGACGCTGGCACCGGAAACCAACGGCAACGTGGCGGTGAAAGCGTGGGCAGCGCTCAGTGAATTTACCGGTCGCGACCATACGCACCTGGCGCTGAATAAAGAAGACGAAAAGATTCGTTTCCGCGATATCCAGGCGCAGCCGCGCAAAATTATCTCCAGCCCGACCTGGTCCGGCCTCGAAGATGAGCATGTCTCTTACAACGCCGGTTATACCAACGTACATGAGTTGATCCCATGGCGCACGCTCTCCGGCCGCCAGCAGTTATATCAGGATCATCAATGGATGCGCGACTTCGGCGAAAGCCTGCTGGTTTACCGTCCGCCGATTGACACCCGTTCGGTGAAAGAGGTGATGGGCGTGAAACCTAATGGTTATAAGGAAAAAGCGCTCAACTTCCTGACGCCGCACCAGAAATGGGGCATTCACTCCACTTACAGCGATAACCTGCTGATGCTGACGCTGGGTCGCGGCGGCCCGGTGGTATGGCTCAGCGATGTTGATGCCAAAGAGATGGGCATTGCGGATAACGACTGGATCGAAGTGTTCAACAGCAACGGTGCGCTGACAGCGCGTGCGGTGGTGAGCCAGCGTGTGCCATCCGGTATGACGATGATGTACCACGCGCAGGAACGTATCGTGAACCTGCCGGGGTCAGAAATTACCGGGCAGCGCGGTGGTATCCATAACTCGGTTACCCGCATCACGCCGAAACCGACGCATATGATCGGCGGCTATGCCCAGCTGGCTTATGGTTTCAACTATTACGGAACGGTCGGTTCCAACCGTGATGAGTTTGTGGTGGTGCGTAAGATGAAAAATATCAACTGGTTGGATGGCGAAGGCAATGACCAGGTACAGGAGAGCGCAAAATGA
- the narH gene encoding nitrate reductase subunit beta codes for MKIRSQVGMVLNLDKCIGCHTCSVTCKNVWTSREGVEYAWFNNVETKPGTGFPTDWENQEKWKGGWIRKINGKLQPRMGNRALLLGKIFANPHLPEIDDYYEPFDFDYQRLHNAPESKHQPIARPRSLITGQRMNKITAGPNWEDDLGGEFDKLSKDQNFANLQKAMYGQFENTFMMYLPRLCEHCLNPACVATCPSGAIYKREEDGIVLIDQDKCRGWRMCVTGCPYKKIYFNWKSGKSEKCIFCYPRIEAGMPTVCSETCVGRIRYLGVLLYDADAIENAASTESEKDLYQRQLDVFLDPHDPAVIAQALADGVPQSVIDAAQKSPVYKMAMDWKLALPLHPEYRTLPMVWYVPPLSPIQSAADAGELGSNGILPNVESLRIPVQYLANLLTAGDTEPVLLALKRMLAMRHFKRAETVEGIEDTRALEEVGLSKEQAQEMYRYLAIANYEDRFVVPSSHRELAREAFPEKSGCGFSFGDGCHGSDSKFNLFNSRRIDAVDVTVKTEPHP; via the coding sequence ATGAAAATTCGTTCGCAAGTCGGCATGGTGCTGAATCTCGATAAATGCATCGGCTGTCATACCTGTTCTGTGACCTGTAAAAACGTCTGGACCAGCCGTGAAGGCGTGGAATACGCGTGGTTCAATAACGTTGAAACCAAGCCGGGCACCGGCTTCCCGACCGACTGGGAAAACCAGGAAAAATGGAAGGGCGGCTGGATCCGCAAAATCAACGGCAAACTGCAACCGCGTATGGGCAACCGTGCGCTGCTGCTCGGTAAGATCTTCGCCAACCCGCATTTGCCGGAGATTGATGATTACTACGAACCGTTCGATTTTGACTATCAGCGTCTGCATAACGCGCCGGAAAGCAAACATCAGCCGATTGCGCGTCCGCGCTCGTTGATCACCGGCCAGCGGATGAACAAAATCACTGCCGGTCCGAACTGGGAAGACGATCTGGGCGGTGAGTTCGATAAGCTGAGCAAAGACCAGAACTTCGCCAACCTGCAAAAAGCGATGTACGGCCAGTTCGAAAACACCTTCATGATGTATTTGCCGCGTCTGTGTGAACACTGTCTGAACCCGGCATGCGTTGCGACCTGCCCGAGCGGCGCGATCTACAAACGTGAAGAAGACGGCATTGTGCTGATCGATCAGGATAAATGTCGCGGCTGGCGTATGTGTGTCACCGGTTGCCCATACAAAAAAATCTACTTCAACTGGAAGAGCGGCAAATCCGAGAAGTGCATTTTCTGTTATCCGCGTATTGAAGCGGGTATGCCGACCGTTTGTTCGGAAACCTGCGTTGGCCGTATTCGTTATCTTGGCGTGCTGCTGTATGACGCGGATGCGATTGAAAACGCCGCCAGCACCGAAAGCGAAAAAGACCTGTACCAGCGCCAGCTTGATGTGTTCCTCGATCCGCATGATCCGGCGGTGATCGCGCAAGCGCTGGCCGATGGCGTGCCGCAAAGCGTGATTGACGCGGCGCAGAAATCACCGGTCTACAAAATGGCGATGGACTGGAAACTGGCGCTGCCGCTGCATCCGGAATATCGCACGCTGCCGATGGTGTGGTACGTACCGCCTCTGTCGCCGATCCAGTCCGCAGCGGATGCGGGGGAACTGGGCAGCAATGGCATTCTGCCGAACGTCGAGAGCCTGCGCATTCCGGTGCAGTACCTGGCGAACCTGTTGACGGCCGGAGACACCGAACCGGTGCTGCTGGCGCTGAAACGCATGCTGGCGATGCGCCACTTTAAACGTGCGGAAACGGTTGAAGGCATCGAAGATACCCGTGCGCTGGAAGAAGTTGGGCTGTCGAAAGAGCAGGCGCAGGAGATGTATCGTTATCTGGCGATCGCCAACTACGAAGACCGTTTCGTTGTGCCGTCCAGCCATCGTGAGCTGGCGCGTGAAGCGTTCCCGGAGAAAAGTGGTTGTGGCTTTAGTTTCGGCGATGGTTGCCACGGTTCAGACAGCAAATTCAACCTGTTCAACAGTCGTCGCATTGATGCGGTGGATGTCACAGTCAAAACGGAGCCGCACCCATGA
- the narJ gene encoding nitrate reductase molybdenum cofactor assembly chaperone produces MIELVVISRLLEYPDAALWQHQQELFDALASGENLAKADAQQVGIFLRDLTAQDLLDAQSTYSELFDRGRATSLLLFEHVHGESRDRGQAMVDLLAQYERHGLLLDSRELPDHLPLYLEYLAQLPPAEAIGGLQDIAPILALLQARLQQRESHYATLFEALLSLSKTAVDNAQVAEKIAAEARDDTPQALDAVWEEEQVKFFAEQGCGDSDITAHQRRFAGAVAPQYLNITTGGER; encoded by the coding sequence ATGATTGAACTGGTGGTTATTTCCCGTTTGCTGGAGTACCCGGATGCTGCCCTGTGGCAGCATCAGCAGGAGCTGTTTGATGCGCTGGCCTCCGGCGAAAATCTGGCGAAAGCCGATGCGCAGCAGGTCGGGATCTTTTTACGCGATTTGACGGCGCAGGATCTGCTGGACGCGCAGTCCACTTACAGCGAGCTGTTTGATCGCGGTCGCGCAACCTCGTTGCTGCTGTTTGAACATGTCCACGGCGAATCCCGCGATCGTGGGCAGGCGATGGTCGATCTGCTGGCGCAGTATGAGCGCCACGGTTTGCTGCTCGACAGCCGCGAATTGCCGGATCATCTGCCGCTCTATCTGGAGTATCTGGCGCAGCTTCCCCCGGCGGAAGCGATTGGCGGTTTGCAGGATATCGCGCCGATCCTGGCGCTGTTACAGGCGCGCTTGCAGCAGCGTGAAAGCCATTACGCCACGCTGTTTGAGGCACTGCTTTCACTGAGTAAAACGGCAGTGGATAACGCGCAAGTGGCGGAAAAAATTGCCGCTGAAGCGCGCGACGATACGCCGCAGGCGCTGGATGCCGTGTGGGAAGAGGAGCAGGTGAAATTCTTTGCTGAACAGGGCTGCGGCGACTCTGACATTACTGCTCATCAGCGCCGATTTGCGGGCGCTGTCGCACCGCAATATCTGAATATCACAACAGGAGGAGAGCGCTAA
- the narI gene encoding respiratory nitrate reductase subunit gamma, whose product MHFLNMFFFDIYPYLAGAVFLIGSWLRYDYGQYSWRAGSSQMLDRKGMNLASNLFHLGILGIFAGHFLGMLTPHWMYESFLPIEVKQKMAMIGGGACGVMCLVGGLLLLKRRLFNPRIRATSTTADILIMTLLMVQCALGLLTIPFSAQHMDGSEMMKLVGWAQAVVTFHGGASAHLDGVAFIYRMHLVLGMTLFVLFPFSRLVHIWSAPVEYLTRKYQIVRARR is encoded by the coding sequence ATGCACTTCCTTAATATGTTCTTCTTTGACATCTATCCCTATCTGGCCGGTGCGGTTTTCCTGATTGGTAGCTGGCTGCGTTATGACTATGGGCAATACAGCTGGCGCGCAGGCTCCAGCCAGATGCTGGATCGCAAAGGGATGAACCTCGCCTCGAACCTGTTCCACCTGGGTATTCTGGGCATCTTCGCCGGCCATTTCCTCGGGATGCTGACGCCGCACTGGATGTATGAATCATTCCTGCCGATCGAAGTGAAACAGAAGATGGCGATGATCGGCGGTGGGGCCTGCGGCGTGATGTGCCTGGTGGGTGGTTTGCTGCTGCTGAAACGCCGCCTGTTCAATCCGCGCATCCGTGCGACCTCGACCACGGCGGACATTCTGATCATGACGCTGCTGATGGTGCAGTGTGCGCTGGGCTTATTGACTATTCCGTTCTCTGCTCAGCATATGGATGGCAGCGAAATGATGAAACTGGTCGGCTGGGCGCAGGCTGTGGTCACTTTCCATGGCGGAGCCTCTGCGCATCTTGATGGTGTTGCCTTTATTTACCGCATGCATTTGGTGCTGGGAATGACGCTGTTTGTGCTGTTCCCGTTCTCCCGCCTGGTGCATATCTGGAGCGCGCCGGTGGAGTATCTGACGCGGAAATACCAGATCGTGCGTGCTCGTCGCTAA